A genome region from Candidatus Effluviviaceae Genus I sp. includes the following:
- a CDS encoding VCBS repeat-containing protein codes for MARTAIGVVMAAMSLLWSATAAGQSAVYWTPAHEWAPTGLLGCIAAGDLDGDGDDDLASFRWGGVYWNMGCPGPPAWQLQANVFPDARPFGCHGGEGTLGDIDGDGDLDLIYGCYECCSLRVFWNVGTPQVPTWQYGGAVPGNPYAGYYSLVCLADIDADGDLDLLGRNGDGIYALIAYENVGTPWAPLWVRLGLIPEVYGVSDSVLAVGDIDGDGDLDIVGGSYSSRLKCWENVGTPQAWSYVRNDAMLTGVAATIGVTGVALLDLDCDGDLDLVIVGRLGAVSVYLNEQITPVGSGTWGTIKALYR; via the coding sequence GGTGTACTGGACCCCGGCGCATGAGTGGGCGCCTACGGGGCTCTTGGGGTGCATCGCAGCCGGGGATCTCGATGGTGACGGTGATGATGACCTTGCCTCCTTCAGGTGGGGCGGGGTGTACTGGAACATGGGATGTCCCGGTCCGCCTGCATGGCAGCTGCAGGCGAACGTGTTCCCCGACGCGCGCCCGTTCGGCTGCCACGGAGGCGAGGGCACTCTGGGCGACATTGATGGCGATGGGGATCTCGATCTCATCTACGGCTGCTACGAGTGCTGCAGTCTGCGGGTGTTCTGGAACGTGGGTACCCCACAGGTGCCGACGTGGCAATACGGGGGCGCGGTTCCTGGGAACCCCTACGCCGGATACTACTCGCTCGTCTGTCTGGCGGACATCGACGCGGACGGAGACCTGGACCTTCTGGGTAGGAACGGCGATGGCATCTATGCGCTCATCGCGTACGAGAACGTCGGCACACCCTGGGCACCCCTCTGGGTCCGCCTTGGCCTCATACCCGAGGTATACGGCGTGAGCGACTCCGTGCTTGCGGTGGGGGACATCGACGGTGATGGCGATCTGGACATCGTAGGGGGGTCGTACAGCAGCCGCCTCAAGTGCTGGGAGAACGTCGGGACGCCGCAGGCATGGAGCTACGTGCGCAATGACGCGATGCTGACAGGCGTGGCGGCGACGATCGGCGTGACGGGGGTTGCGCTTCTCGACCTTGACTGCGACGGTGACCTGGATCTGGTCATCGTCGGGCGACTCGGTGCCGTGTCAGTGTATCTCAACGAGCAGATCACGCCCGTCGGCAGCGGGACATGGGGGACCATCAAGGCTCTCTACCGCTAG